Below is a genomic region from Colius striatus isolate bColStr4 chromosome 29, bColStr4.1.hap1, whole genome shotgun sequence.
GGTCCCGCTCGCGGCTGCTGCACGTGAACATTTCCTTCAGGCTCTCCACTGCGGGGAAGGGTCGGGGTGAGCCCCGGGGGCAGCAACCTCAGCTCAGccccctgcctcagtttccccagctcTACCTTCCCGGATGGCTTCGTGCATCAGCTTTTCCCCTCGGGAGCCCTCGGCCGAGTCGGAGTGGAAGAGGGTGCGAGGGGTGAGGGTGGGCGACGGCTCCTCGCAGCCGCTGGCCAGGGCCAACATGTCAGCGAAGAGCACGACCTTCTCCTCCAGCAGCGCCGTGATCTTCCTGTCGTGCTGCAGGATGCGGTCTGGGGACCGGCCAGAGCatgaggagagagggagggatggggaagatgagcagggagggagagagaggaggagaaggaataAGGGAGGATCagcagggatgggagggatgAGAAGGGATGAGGCAGGATGAGcagagagggatggggaggaggagcagggatggggaagatgagcagggagggatgaggacAACAagcagggagggatggggaggagaaggaataAGGGAGGATCAGcagggatgggaagggatggaggagacaagcagggatggagggagaggaggagaaggaataGGGGAGGACGAGCAGGGATAGGAGGGAtgaggagggatgggagggatGAGATGTGATAGGGCAGACAAGCAGGGATGAGGCAGGATGAGcagagagggatggggaagatgAGCAGGGATGGATGAGGGGGATgagcagggagggatggggaggagaaggaataAGGGAGGATGAGCAGGAATAAGGGGAGACAAGCAGGGATGGGGGGACAAGAAGGGACAGAGAGGGACGAGAAGGGATGGAGGAGACAAGCAGGGATGAGGCAGGGTGAGATGgatggggaagaggagcagggatggggagggatgAGCAGGGAGGGATAGGGAGGAGCAGGGATGAGGGAGGAGCAGGGatgagggaggaggagcaggggtTGGGGGGGGACAGTGCTGGACCCCCCAGGCTGTGGCACCCACCTTTCAGCTTGCGTAAGGACGCTTCGATCTCCGTCTCGATGAGCGGAAAGTCCTGGCGGTTGGGGCAGCTGGAAAGGACCCAGAGGAGAGTCAGAGCCCTTCCAAACTCCATCACCCCAAAGCTCAGGGACCCCAACCCAGAGCCCTCTCACTGCACAGCCACAGGGACCCTCCCCcagaggcaggggctggcactCACAGGCTGACTGTCTGCTGGATGACCTTCATCCAGTTGTTGCGGTCGTCGCGGGACGCGGCGTGCACCTCGTACATCTCCGGCGGCGCGGCGCTGAGGAGGAACATCCCCTTCTCCTGGTTGGCAATGTCCCTCACGATCAGGTTTTGCAGGGAGATGACGGCTGGTTTGTCCTAAGGGACAGGGGATGGGCTCAACACACCGTCCTGGTGCCGCAGAGGCTGAGCTgaaggggctggggcagctcacCAGCATGGGGAAGGTGTATTTCTGGTCCTTCTCTTGCAGGAAGATGAGAACGTCGGTCATCAGCAGCACCAGGACGtctgggagggggcacaggggtggGAGGTGTGAGGGTGGGTATGAGGTGCTGGTGTTTGCCACCCCACAGAGCTCCAGGGCTGCTCCCGAAGTCATTCAGGGAAGCAGAGAGCCTCCCACACCCCTGCACCCAGTATCCTCATCCCATTTGCACtctgctcccccagcacccccatccCATAGCACCTTGCTACCCCAGTATCCTCATCCCATTTGCACTCTGCTCCCCCAGTATCCCCATCCCATAGCATCTTGCCACCCCAGTATCCTCATCCCATTTGCACTCTGCTCCCCCAGTATCCCCATCCCATAGCACCTTGCTACCCCAGTATCCTCATCCCATTTGCACtctgctcccccagcacccccatccCATAGCACCTTGCTACCCCAGTATCCTCATCCCATTTGCACTCTGCTCCCCCAGTATCCCCATCCCATAGCATCTTGCCACCCCCCCAGCACCTCCATCCTCTGGtaccccattccctgccctccctggACCTCCAGTATCCTCATCCCCTGGTTCCCccatcccacagcatcctgctctcccagcacccccaTTTCTTAccctgctgctcccccagcaccccctcTCCCAGTACCCCCATTTCTTAccctgctgctcccccagcaccccctcTCCCAGCACCCCCATTTCTTAccctgctgctcccccagcacccccatcTCCTGGTACCCCATTCCTTGCCCCTTTGGACCTCCAACATCCCCATCTCACAGCACCCCAGTCCCTCAGCACCCCAACTCCATTCCCCCACcgcccccccagcacccccatccCGTGGtaccccactccctgccccccagTCCCCACCTTTGAAGCGCCCTGCAGCCGTTTTCCAGAGCATGCAGCCGCTGTGCACCAGCTTCCTCCGCAGCAGCTCGTCTTTGCCGAAGACGCCGGCGCGGctctcccagggcagctgcacCTTGGCGCGCCCGTCCACGCGCCGGTACACGTCCCACAGGCGAGCGTTCATCTCACACGTGTGCACCTCCTCGTTGATGGACGAGATCAGCTCCTTCACCAGCCTCAGGGCCCGCGACAGGTCGGCGCAGTCGCTCTCGTtgtctggggagggggcacacaAATGGGGAATGGGGAGAgtgggaagggtcctgcagagatgctgcagccccagcccctgccaaagcaggctcccctggctcagggggctcaggaacgtgtccaggggggtctggGAACCTCCCatgaaggagcctccacaccctccctgggcagcctgggccagggctccctcacctcagcaccaaagcactttccccttgtgtttaagtggaactgtttgtgtcccagctgatgtccatcaccccttgtcctgtccctggccaccacacaccaaacaccggccccatccccctgacacccaccctgcagggactgagcagcattgctgaggtgcccctgagctcaggctgctgttccccaggctcaacagccccagggctgcagcctttcctcctcacacacatgttccagcccctcagcatcttggcagccctgcactggcctctctgcagcacttccctgtctctcctgagctgggcagcccagccctggccacagggctccagctgacgcctccccagggcagagcagaggggcagcacctccctggccctgctgcccacactcatgcccccaggctgccattggcctcttgcccacaggggcacgttgctgctcttTAGTTCGtcatcacccagcactgccaggtccctctcctggagctgctctccggGTCAGCCTCAGATGACAAAGCAGGTCTGGAAACCTCCCATTAAAGGTGTGCACAGCCTGACCCCTGCCCCTTGTTGCCCacccagcccccccagccccgttACCTTTGGAGTTCCTGAGGATGCGCTCGATGAGCACGGGGTACTTGGTGATCCTCTGCGTCACCAGCAGGATGCACTCGGGCACCCCGTGTCTGCGCAGCAGCGGGGACCGTGTCATCCTCTGCCCAGGCACAGGGGAGGGAGCACAGGGCACcccatcagcagcagccagacaccccccaccccagctCACGCTCACATTAGAGACACGCAGctgaggggaaactgaggcacggggctGGCAGAAGGATCTTCCAGCGTGGCACAAAGCCCAGAGCCCAGGGAGAGACCCCCCCTCAGTGCCGTGCCAGGGGTCCCTCTGGAGCTCACCCGGATGAACTGCTGGAAGCGTTTGTCCCGGGCCAGCAGGTCCTTGTACTCCTTCACAGCCTTGGTGTGTTTGCTGCAGAACTCCGAGTAGCATTTCTTCAGCTGCTCCGCGCTGGTGCCCGAAAACTGCtcaggagagggagggaaggagaggaaggggcTGTCAGTGAGGCCGTAACTGCCCCCTACCAGCACCCACCagctccccccaaaccccacctggtTGACCAGGATGTCCCCGAGGCGGTTGATGACAAAGTTCTTGTTGCTGTCCTGGGCCAGGGACTCCCGGCGCCGCTCCAGGAGCTGGGCCAGGAACCGCTCGTGGATCTGACCCAGCTCGTCCACGCACGGGAAGATCTTCTGCACCGTGGCTGGATccacctgcagctcctccagcatggCAGCACGGAACATGTTGGCCATGATCTTCAGAGTACGGACGTGGTGGATCTCTGTCTGGATCAGCTCTGGGCAGGGGGCACGGGAGGGGTCAGAGGGTCTCAGCACTGTGGGGACGGCACCTCGCCCTGTCCCCACCACCCCTCAGTGGCCTCTGTGTCATCATGcccacccctgtgtcccctgTCCTGTCCCCACGTCCCCCATTGCTGCATCCACACCTCTTCATCCTCACCTCTGCATCTCTAGGTCTTGTGTCCTGTCCATACACCTCTGACCTGTCCTtgtgtccccatccctgcacctCTGACCTGTCCTTGTGCCCCCATCTCTTCCTGCACCTCTCacctgtccctgtgtccccacaTCTCTTCATCCTTGTCCCTGCACctctgtccctgtgcccccatcTCTTCCTGCACCTCTCAcctgtccctgtgcccccatcTCTTCCTGCACCTCTCacctgtccctgtgtccccacaTCTCTTCATCTTTGTCCCTGCGTCTCTGGTTGTCCCTGTGACCCCCTCTCTGACCTGTCCCTGACTCCTACACATTGTCCCTCTGTCCCTATCTCTTCCTGCATCTCTGccctgtccctgtgtcccctgccctgtccctgtgtccccaccTCTACACCTCTGACCCATCCCTATGCTCCCCCTGCATTCCCCCACCTCTGCATCCCCATCCCTTCAGCTCTGACTCTgctccctgtcccctcctgcccccagcccagtgtcccctcaccataGATGACATCCTGGCGCTTCATGACATCCatcttgtgctgctgcaggtaACTGTTGTCCACGGCCAGGCTCCAGGAATCCGCCTCAAAGTCCTTCCCGTCCGTCTCGAAGTCGCTCATCAGCTGGTTGAGGATGACGTCGGGGCCTGGGGGTTGAGGGTGCTGCCACTCAGGGGGGGCTGAGCCTCTGCCCTGTGTCCCCTTCCCACAGCTCCCTGGGTGCCATCTGTCCCCCACCATCACCCCCCCACGCCGGGTCCCACCTTCATCGATGAGCGACTCGACCGAGAGCGTCCGGTTGCGCATGTTGAGGGAATCCGTGGACTGGGAGAGGATCCGCCGGATCCCCAGGGGAGACTCATCATTGAACGTCCTGGGGGGGCCACACACGTGATGGGGACGCTCTGGGGATGCCCCtgaacccccaaaccccctgttTCTCCTGCTCTCACCCCGCGATGTTGGTGGTGGAAACACTTTTGGAGAGGGAGAGCGaggggcggccgcggcgcggCCCCAGCAGCGTCTGTCGGAAGCTCTCCGAGGGGTAAATGGCCGAGTTGGGGCGCTCCCGGatggcagctggggaggggaggggggacacGGACAGGGGAGGGGGGGTCAGTACCATAACAGCCCCTCCTGTCACCCCCCAGGCTGCAGATTGTCCTCACCACCCAGATACAGCATCCCCACCGCAGGGCTGTGCCCCCTCAGCCCTCCCTGGGGGGGACCCCACAGCTTGGGGGGGTCCCTGCAGCTTGGAGGTGTCTCTGCAGATTTAGGGGGGGTCCCCACAGCTTGGGGGGGTCCCTGCAGCTTGGAGGTGTTTCTGCAGCTTTAGGGGGGGTCCCCACAGCTTGGGGGGGTCCCTACAGCTTGAGAGGTGTCTCTGCAGCTTGGGAGGGGTCCCCACAGCTTGGGGGGGTCCCTACAGCTTGGGGGGGTGTCCTCAGAGCTTGGGAGGGTCCCCAAAGTTTGGGGGGTGTCTCTCAAGCTTGGAGGTGTCTCTGCAGCTTGGGGGGTGTCCCCACAGCTTGAAGAGGGTCCCTGCAGTTTGGAGGGGTGCCTCTGCAGCTTTGGGGGGGTTCACACAGCTTGGGGGGTCCCCACAGCTTGGGGTTGTCTCTGCAGTTTGGGGGGGGGTGTCCTCACAGCTTAGGAGAGGAATCTCCTGACAGCTTAGGGGGGTATCCCTGCAGCTTAGGGGGGGTCCCCAAAACTTGGGCAGTGTCCCTGTAGCTTGAGGGTGTCTCTGCAGCTTGAGGGGTGTCCCTGCAGTGACAGGGGACAGGAAGACAGTGtggggggggtgggaagggctgtcctcccccacccccccgtCACCCCCCACTCACTCTTATTGCGCAACGAGACCGACTGCAGcgcagagctgttcttcagcaacGCGGCTTTCTGttgctgggggagggagaggaggcgTCATGGAGGGTGTCACCAAGCCTCTGGCATGTGTGTCCCCCCCTCCAACCCCCCCCAAAGAGCAGCTGAGACCGGCCAGCTTGTGGCACTTGTGCCAAGCGCTCACCTTCTGCTTCACCTTGGTGCAGTTGGGCAGCGTGTCCTTGCAGCGGTTGTGGATGGTGACGTTGCAGGCTGggggggtgggcagagggggacacacacacacagaggtgacAACACAGcccaccccccccaaaaaaaaaagagcccaaAGGGGGACCCTCTGGCCAACCCCAACCCCGGGGGAGTCGCCGGTGCCGGAGCGACGGCAGCAGATGTGGAGCTGCCGCAGCTGCCGGGCAGCAGCTGAACCGCGGCGGCGCTGCCAAAACCCCCCAgaaacaccccccaaaccccccccaaaccgACTCCATCCGGCACTGGGGCAGCTGCAAGGAGCTGCCAACACCGCCTGCTCTGCCCAGGGGTGGCACATTGGCAGAGAAACCCCTTTCCCCGAGCCAAACCGCGGGCAACCGGCTCCTTTAGCCACGGGGCTCGGCGCGGGGGCcctttttggggagggggagctaCTCACTGGGGCAGATCAGAGCTTCCTTGGCCGTGATGCTCTTGTTGCAGGAGAAGCACATGGTCATGCCCGACACGGTGATGGTGGTGAAGAGGTGCCCGTTGGTGTAGCGGGcgtccttctccttcccctccttcatCTTCTCCTTGTCTTTGCTCTGCCCGGAGAGATGCGCCGGGCGCCTGACGGGGCTGCGGCACAACGGCCGCCCGGCACCGCCACCGGCCCCCGCCTGCCTCGGCACACGGCTCATGGCAGTGCCAAACCGCCCTTGGCGTGGGGTCCCCCGAAAGCCTCCGAGGTTGGGGGGCTCGTGCCGAGCCAGGGAAGGGGGCGACACGGGGCCGGGGAGCCGAGCGCCGGGCGAGCAGCCGCCCGGGTGCCTGCGCTCGCCTGTGCTTGCCATCACCAGCATCCCATAACCATGACAACCGGCTGCCTGCGGGAGaaaccccccacagccccctccccgcaATATATGGCTGGGAGCGtgtcccccccctcccctcccagcgCAGCCGCCAGCCCCAATGGGGATGAGATgcgggggctggggctggggggggcaaTGGCAGCCTTGAGCCTTCCCACCTCCTGCTGGTTTCTATCCAAAGTGGCTGTTTtcacccttttttcccccaaaatgagGAGGGTGCAGACAGTTACACCCCCCCCCCAGCCTCCATGGGGATGGTTTTGGGGTGGCTCGCCGAGGTTTGCCCCTAATAAAGGGGAGTGAGCCAACATCATCCTGAGCATCTCGAGgccttttccccttcctccacTCCCTGACCAGCACAGAGTcgcctttgtgtgtgtgtgtcccccggGCACTTGGCTGTGCCTGGCACCAGGGCACCCACCAACCCCCCCCCTCGCATCAGCCCCCCCAAAACGACACGGCTGTGGGTCCCCAAACGCCCTCCCCACGGCGCAGCGATGCCAAAGAGGGTCCCAATCCCCATCCCCCCCACTCACCCATCCTCACAGGGGGCTGAGGAGCCAAGAGACCaacccccctgggacccccccacccCGGGCAAAAGCCAGGCAGGTGTGGAGGAAGGTGAGGAAGAGCAgggccaggagcagggctgagcagagcatccccccaaccccccGGGTGGCAGCCAGACACCGGGGCAGGGGGGACACAGCCAGGCTGTGCCGGGGTCAGGGGGAGGGGGAGCCGCAGTGGGGGGTCAGGAGGGGTCTCACCCTTCCCCAGAGGGGTCTCTCCAGCTCCCTGTCCGCCGGGAAGCGGgcgcaggagcagcagcacatcccACCCGACGGACCCTCGGCCCCGATTGTTCCCTCCCCGgcctctggggttttttgctttgctttttgctgctttttttcttttttccctgtttgtttggcctttgggtttttttactttgtctttttttttctttccttttttccttttttttcctcttttttcccccttttattttcctgattttttctttcactttttctccttccttttcctttttcttcctctttccttttctcttctctttccttttttcctctttccttttttttcccttcccccttttctttttccctctttccctttccctcttttccttttttccctctttccttttttccctctttcccttttcccctcttttctttcatttcccctcttttctctctttccccccagcccttttcccccttccccatttttctcattccttttctttctctttcctctttccacccctttttcccctccatccttttttcctgctttccttttgtttcccttttctttttagcCTTTcccctctatttttttttaccctttccgttttccctcccctctcctctcctccacttttcctttctgtgcgttgttttcctttgctctccttttcctatttgctttttaacctctttccttcccctcgCTGGTTTGTTGTGGCTCCCACAcccctccccgcccccgcccggccccggccgcagGAAACCCAACGGCCGCCAGAcaaaggcggggggggggggggggggcgatTCCCCTTCCTGCAGCCGCGTcccccccccacaaccccccagcagccccgacACCGGCTCCCACCCGGACCCGCACCCCGCAGCACGTCGGGGTCCCCCCCCCAAGCCACACTGATCCCAACTGGGACACCCCCGTCAAAGACCCCAAGAGCACCCCTGggtcccccccaccccacagaGACCACACTGGGGGGGGACAAGTGCAACCGGTGCCATAAAACCCCGCGAGGATTTGCCATCGGCCCTGGAAGTcttttgggggggggttgggggtgtcACACACATCTATTGCAGggagggagggtttgggggctcagaGCCCCTCGGGGATGGGAGCAGGGCACATTTCAGATGTGGGGGGTCAGGCTGCACCCCTCAGCTTGGAAGGGGGATGCTTGGGGTGACAGAAATGAGCCACCACGACTGTAAATACCCCGGGGGGGTGCAAAACCAGCGGCTGTACCTCTGCCTCCATACCTCCCCCCATCAAAACACACGGTGCAGCTGAGAgtgcccctcaccaccccccaaaaccaaccccCCAGCAGTGGATACCCCAATGCAACCTCCCCCAGCAtcacccccaaacccagcagcaccccaaaaccagcTGATGGGCCCAAatccccagcacacagcagcttctccagGCCGGAGAGGGGGGTTCAGAGAGTCCCCCCATCACCCCCTCCCCGGTGCCGCTGGGGAACACAAAGTTTTTGCACTTTCCATGGCAATGGGggttgggtggggtttttttcctgggttttggtgcttttttcccccctttccgcTGAGCTCAGACGCCCACGGCGGGTGTATTTCTGCTGGCACCGACACGACTGCGCCCAACATAGCCCTGATTTCTCTCCCTGCGTGAGAACACACCCGCGCCAAACCTCcacagccaaaaaaaacccctccggCCAGACCCGACCGAAAGCTTTTGAGGCTGCAACGAAGCGCAGCTGCCTCCCCTTGCCCTCCCCAAACCGCCCCCGAGCTGCCGTCTCACCGCTGCCCTGTTCCAGGACAGGTAGTGGGGGGcatccccccccaaaaaaagcaGCGAAGCCCG
It encodes:
- the ARHGEF2 gene encoding rho guanine nucleotide exchange factor 2 isoform X4 encodes the protein MSRALRDRAKSKDKEKMKEGKEKDARYTNGHLFTTITVSGMTMCFSCNKSITAKEALICPTCNVTIHNRCKDTLPNCTKVKQKQQKAALLKNSSALQSVSLRNKTAIRERPNSAIYPSESFRQTLLGPRRGRPSLSLSKSVSTTNIAGTFNDESPLGIRRILSQSTDSLNMRNRTLSVESLIDEGPDVILNQLMSDFETDGKDFEADSWSLAVDNSYLQQHKMDVMKRQDVIYELIQTEIHHVRTLKIMANMFRAAMLEELQVDPATVQKIFPCVDELGQIHERFLAQLLERRRESLAQDSNKNFVINRLGDILVNQFSGTSAEQLKKCYSEFCSKHTKAVKEYKDLLARDKRFQQFIRRMTRSPLLRRHGVPECILLVTQRITKYPVLIERILRNSKDNESDCADLSRALRLVKELISSINEEVHTCEMNARLWDVYRRVDGRAKVQLPWESRAGVFGKDELLRRKLVHSGCMLWKTAAGRFKDVLVLLMTDVLIFLQEKDQKYTFPMLDKPAVISLQNLIVRDIANQEKGMFLLSAAPPEMYEVHAASRDDRNNWMKVIQQTVSLCPNRQDFPLIETEIEASLRKLKDRILQHDRKITALLEEKVVLFADMLALASGCEEPSPTLTPRTLFHSDSAEGSRGEKLMHEAIREVESLKEMFTCSSRERDPNNPSEAESCPSPSASNGDSGSFNGSLELCRADSEAAQRDGNGNQVLQRVPQEEINQRLVNLYTLLHGLQAVVSQQDTLLELQLQEGPERPSTRRSAPAPAAEPAAPTAEAAAGTAPGRGGDKAGATELALLQRQHGLLQEELCRCRQLCQERAQEAAALETRLRDSERERGRLERELDEARRQLGALRHEAGARGRRGTDPRRRSLPAGDALYLSFTPPQQLSHSPHSGSFSYPHPAFAPCPRDEADYRGGGVDPDRLRDPEDGLDTLLEDEGLGSRCSPPASPRDFLRMQDIPEEVESSQELKESDGDS
- the ARHGEF2 gene encoding rho guanine nucleotide exchange factor 2 isoform X5 translates to MYGRAVPRSKDKEKMKEGKEKDARYTNGHLFTTITVSGMTMCFSCNKSITAKEALICPTCNVTIHNRCKDTLPNCTKVKQKQQKAALLKNSSALQSVSLRNKTAIRERPNSAIYPSESFRQTLLGPRRGRPSLSLSKSVSTTNIAGTFNDESPLGIRRILSQSTDSLNMRNRTLSVESLIDEGPDVILNQLMSDFETDGKDFEADSWSLAVDNSYLQQHKMDVMKRQDVIYELIQTEIHHVRTLKIMANMFRAAMLEELQVDPATVQKIFPCVDELGQIHERFLAQLLERRRESLAQDSNKNFVINRLGDILVNQFSGTSAEQLKKCYSEFCSKHTKAVKEYKDLLARDKRFQQFIRRMTRSPLLRRHGVPECILLVTQRITKYPVLIERILRNSKDNESDCADLSRALRLVKELISSINEEVHTCEMNARLWDVYRRVDGRAKVQLPWESRAGVFGKDELLRRKLVHSGCMLWKTAAGRFKDVLVLLMTDVLIFLQEKDQKYTFPMLDKPAVISLQNLIVRDIANQEKGMFLLSAAPPEMYEVHAASRDDRNNWMKVIQQTVSLCPNRQDFPLIETEIEASLRKLKDRILQHDRKITALLEEKVVLFADMLALASGCEEPSPTLTPRTLFHSDSAEGSRGEKLMHEAIREVESLKEMFTCSSRERDPNNPSEAESCPSPSASNGDSGSFNGSLELCRADSEAAQRDGNGNQVLQRVPQEEINQRLVNLYTLLHGLQAVVSQQDTLLELQLQEGPERPSTRRSAPAPAAEPAAPTAEAAAGTAPGRGGDKAGATELALLQRQHGLLQEELCRCRQLCQERAQEAAALETRLRDSERERGRLERELDEARRQLGALRHEAGARGRRGTDPRRRSLPAGDALYLSFTPPQQLSHSPHSGSFSYPHPAFAPCPRDEADYRGGGVDPDRLRDPEDGLDTLLEDEGLGSRCSPPASPRDFLRMQDIPEEVESSQELKESDGDS
- the ARHGEF2 gene encoding rho guanine nucleotide exchange factor 2 isoform X6, whose amino-acid sequence is MKEGKEKDARYTNGHLFTTITVSGMTMCFSCNKSITAKEALICPTCNVTIHNRCKDTLPNCTKVKQKQQKAALLKNSSALQSVSLRNKTAIRERPNSAIYPSESFRQTLLGPRRGRPSLSLSKSVSTTNIAGTFNDESPLGIRRILSQSTDSLNMRNRTLSVESLIDEGPDVILNQLMSDFETDGKDFEADSWSLAVDNSYLQQHKMDVMKRQDVIYELIQTEIHHVRTLKIMANMFRAAMLEELQVDPATVQKIFPCVDELGQIHERFLAQLLERRRESLAQDSNKNFVINRLGDILVNQFSGTSAEQLKKCYSEFCSKHTKAVKEYKDLLARDKRFQQFIRRMTRSPLLRRHGVPECILLVTQRITKYPVLIERILRNSKDNESDCADLSRALRLVKELISSINEEVHTCEMNARLWDVYRRVDGRAKVQLPWESRAGVFGKDELLRRKLVHSGCMLWKTAAGRFKDVLVLLMTDVLIFLQEKDQKYTFPMLDKPAVISLQNLIVRDIANQEKGMFLLSAAPPEMYEVHAASRDDRNNWMKVIQQTVSLCPNRQDFPLIETEIEASLRKLKDRILQHDRKITALLEEKVVLFADMLALASGCEEPSPTLTPRTLFHSDSAEGSRGEKLMHEAIREVESLKEMFTCSSRERDPNNPSEAESCPSPSASNGDSGSFNGSLELCRADSEAAQRDGNGNQVLQRVPQEEINQRLVNLYTLLHGLQAVVSQQDTLLELQLQEGPERPSTRRSAPAPAAEPAAPTAEAAAGTAPGRGGDKAGATELALLQRQHGLLQEELCRCRQLCQERAQEAAALETRLRDSERERGRLERELDEARRQLGALRHEAGARGRRGTDPRRRSLPAGDALYLSFTPPQQLSHSPHSGSFSYPHPAFAPCPRDEADYRGGGVDPDRLRDPEDGLDTLLEDEGLGSRCSPPASPRDFLRMQDIPEEVESSQELKESDGDS
- the ARHGEF2 gene encoding rho guanine nucleotide exchange factor 2 isoform X3 is translated as MEEPEVFLGPCDGALCGVPGQKRRCMSTQEPLTTTSPSAEAAWGEEDEDEDEERPRGVPLRRSCALRSSVRARDPFRRHSWEPGEALRGGPGYGHLSVSLKGLSSSDIDSSVEQLHGLGGHQRDPRRDPLIHSNDDLESLLSQDEEDEADVQRAQEDARRLPMYRAGHSISGCTLSKSASLSVIDSFPDPEELSPFASQQSLVNGVGAGSCGQLAGSAGCQSWEETPLGRTLSFIKRMTGKTKSKDKEKMKEGKEKDARYTNGHLFTTITVSGMTMCFSCNKSITAKEALICPTCNVTIHNRCKDTLPNCTKVKQKQQKAALLKNSSALQSVSLRNKTAIRERPNSAIYPSESFRQTLLGPRRGRPSLSLSKSVSTTNIAGTFNDESPLGIRRILSQSTDSLNMRNRTLSVESLIDEGPDVILNQLMSDFETDGKDFEADSWSLAVDNSYLQQHKMDVMKRQDVIYELIQTEIHHVRTLKIMANMFRAAMLEELQVDPATVQKIFPCVDELGQIHERFLAQLLERRRESLAQDSNKNFVINRLGDILVNQFSGTSAEQLKKCYSEFCSKHTKAVKEYKDLLARDKRFQQFIRRMTRSPLLRRHGVPECILLVTQRITKYPVLIERILRNSKDNESDCADLSRALRLVKELISSINEEVHTCEMNARLWDVYRRVDGRAKVQLPWESRAGVFGKDELLRRKLVHSGCMLWKTAAGRFKDVLVLLMTDVLIFLQEKDQKYTFPMLDKPAVISLQNLIVRDIANQEKGMFLLSAAPPEMYEVHAASRDDRNNWMKVIQQTVSLCPNRQDFPLIETEIEASLRKLKDRILQHDRKITALLEEKVVLFADMLALASGCEEPSPTLTPRTLFHSDSAEGSRGEKLMHEAIREVESLKEMFTCSSRERDPNNPSEAESCPSPSASNGDSGSFNGSLELCRADSEAAQRDGNGNQVLQRVPQEEINQRLVNLYTLLHGLQAVVSQQDTLLELQLQEGPERPSTRRSAPAPAAEPAAPTAEAAAGTAPGRGGDKAGATELALLQRQHGLLQEELCRCRQLCQERAQEAAALETRLRDSERERGRLERELDEARRQLGALRHEAGARGRRGTDPRRRSLPAGDALYLSFTPPQQLSHSPHSGSFSYPHPAFAPCPRDEADYRGGGVDPDRLRDPEDGLDTLLEDEGLGSRCSPPASPRDFLRMQDIPEEVESSQELKESDGDS
- the ARHGEF2 gene encoding rho guanine nucleotide exchange factor 2 isoform X1 yields the protein MYRAGHSISGCTLSKSASLSVIDSFPDPEELSPFASQQSLVNGVGAGSCGQLAGSAGCQSWEETPLGRTLSFIKRMTGKTKSKDKEKMKEGKEKDARYTNGHLFTTITVSGMTMCFSCNKSITAKEALICPTCNVTIHNRCKDTLPNCTKVKQKQQKAALLKNSSALQSVSLRNKTAIRERPNSAIYPSESFRQTLLGPRRGRPSLSLSKSVSTTNIAGTFNDESPLGIRRILSQSTDSLNMRNRTLSVESLIDEGPDVILNQLMSDFETDGKDFEADSWSLAVDNSYLQQHKMDVMKRQDVIYELIQTEIHHVRTLKIMANMFRAAMLEELQVDPATVQKIFPCVDELGQIHERFLAQLLERRRESLAQDSNKNFVINRLGDILVNQFSGTSAEQLKKCYSEFCSKHTKAVKEYKDLLARDKRFQQFIRRMTRSPLLRRHGVPECILLVTQRITKYPVLIERILRNSKDNESDCADLSRALRLVKELISSINEEVHTCEMNARLWDVYRRVDGRAKVQLPWESRAGVFGKDELLRRKLVHSGCMLWKTAAGRFKDVLVLLMTDVLIFLQEKDQKYTFPMLDKPAVISLQNLIVRDIANQEKGMFLLSAAPPEMYEVHAASRDDRNNWMKVIQQTVSLCPNRQDFPLIETEIEASLRKLKDRILQHDRKITALLEEKVVLFADMLALASGCEEPSPTLTPRTLFHSDSAEGSRGEKLMHEAIREVESLKEMFTCSSRERDPNNPSEAESCPSPSASNGDSGSFNGSLELCRADSEAAQRDGNGNQVLQRVPQEEINQRLVNLYTLLHGLQAVVSQQDTLLELQLQEGPERPSTRRSAPAPAAEPAAPTAEAAAGTAPGRGGDKAGATELALLQRQHGLLQEELCRCRQLCQERAQEAAALETRLRDSERERGRLERELDEARRQLGALRHEAGARGRRGTDPRRRSLPAGDALYLSFTPPQLSHSPHSGSFSYPHPAFAPCPRDEADYRGGGVDPDRLRDPEDGLDTLLEDEGLGSRCSPPASPRDFLRMQDIPEEVESSQELKESDGDS